The Anabaena sp. WA102 genome contains a region encoding:
- a CDS encoding GTPase, producing MRKYLLVGRTGVGKSSFINSVFGQYIAETAKYEACTRVIEHYAYNSPWGDVCLIDTPGLAEDDLECDNKYLGLIQQKVNLKQTFATFYISRLDDTRFRPDEKRTLSRLTEHLGSQIWSRTILILTFAASVPSHWRDEATKQRYEDILNYLRQITYNQSYNFHDYWLIDNMIEDWADSALPISTIFKL from the coding sequence ATGCGTAAGTATTTGCTTGTTGGGCGGACTGGAGTAGGTAAATCCAGTTTTATTAACTCAGTATTTGGCCAATATATTGCTGAAACGGCAAAATATGAAGCCTGTACAAGAGTTATTGAGCATTATGCTTATAATAGTCCTTGGGGAGATGTCTGTCTGATTGATACCCCAGGGCTGGCTGAGGATGATCTTGAGTGTGACAATAAATACTTAGGCTTAATTCAACAGAAAGTCAATTTAAAACAAACTTTTGCAACTTTTTATATCAGTCGTCTTGATGATACGCGGTTTCGTCCTGATGAAAAACGAACACTATCTAGACTAACTGAACATTTAGGATCACAAATCTGGAGTCGGACAATTTTGATCTTGACTTTTGCTGCGTCTGTTCCGTCTCACTGGAGAGATGAAGCAACTAAGCAAAGATACGAAGATATACTAAACTACCTGCGACAAATTACCTATAATCAGTCTTATAATTTTCATGATTATTGGCTTATTGATAATATGATTGAAGATTGGGCAGATAGTGCTTTACCAATATCAACAATTTTCAAGCTTTAG
- a CDS encoding DUF2281 domain-containing protein, with protein sequence MTIEQAVLENLRELPTDKQQEVLDFIQFLKHKLSQIKEQVQEKPLQNKGDSFWEGVLRFRETIEREGIEFTDEDFANLRDRSPGREIDL encoded by the coding sequence ATGACCATTGAACAAGCTGTTTTAGAAAACCTGCGAGAGTTACCAACCGATAAACAACAGGAAGTTTTAGATTTTATTCAATTTCTTAAACATAAACTGTCACAAATAAAAGAACAAGTACAGGAAAAACCATTACAGAATAAAGGAGATAGCTTTTGGGAAGGGGTTTTAAGGTTTCGAGAAACAATTGAAAGAGAAGGAATTGAATTTACAGATGAAGATTTTGCTAATTTAAGAGATCGTAGTCCAGGACGCGAGATTGATTTATGA
- a CDS encoding type II toxin-antitoxin system VapC family toxin, producing the protein MTVRFLLDSNIISEPSRPIPNTQVLDQLNRYRSEVAVASLVVHEILYGCWRLPASKRKDSLWKYIQDSVLDLPVFDYDLKAAKWHAQERARLSKIGKTPAFIDGQIASIAFCNDLILVTNNVADFQDFEDLIIENWFIK; encoded by the coding sequence ATGACAGTTCGCTTTTTACTAGACTCTAATATTATCTCAGAACCGAGTCGGCCAATTCCCAATACTCAGGTTTTAGATCAATTAAATCGCTATCGTTCAGAAGTAGCAGTAGCAAGTCTTGTTGTTCATGAAATCCTTTATGGCTGTTGGCGTTTACCAGCATCTAAACGCAAGGATTCTTTATGGAAATACATTCAAGATTCTGTGTTAGATTTGCCTGTGTTTGATTATGATCTCAAAGCTGCAAAATGGCACGCACAGGAAAGAGCTAGATTATCGAAAATTGGTAAAACACCTGCTTTTATTGATGGACAAATTGCCAGTATTGCCTTCTGCAATGACTTGATTTTAGTAACAAATAATGTGGCAGATTTTCAGGATTTTGAGGATCTGATAATTGAGAATTGGTTTATTAAATGA
- the petL gene encoding cytochrome b6-f complex subunit PetL produces the protein MAVVEYIVFLGVFMGVAVGLLFGLRGAKIL, from the coding sequence ATGGCTGTAGTTGAATATATTGTCTTTCTAGGCGTGTTTATGGGTGTAGCTGTAGGCTTGTTATTTGGTCTACGCGGAGCTAAGATTCTCTAA
- the aroB gene encoding 3-dehydroquinate synthase — MTSVIKVDIPEKSYDITIAPGSLDQLGEQMASLKLGKKVLLVSNPMIFKYYGERAIASLENAGFQVVSYNLPPGERYKTLNSIQKLYDIALENRLERSSTMVALGGGVIGDMTGFAAATWLRGINVVQVPTSLLAMVDSAIGGKTGVNHPHGKNLIGAFHQPSLVLIDPEVLKTLPAREFRAGMAEVIKYGIIWDTELFTQLTASKHLDQLRYVKSDLINSILTHSCQAKADVVSKDEKESGIRAILNYGHTIGHAVESLTEYRLFKHGEAVGIGMVAAGEIAVKLELWSQADTERQNALIKKAGLPTQIPADLDIEALIDALQLDKKVKSGKVRFVLPTQIGAVKVTDEVPTEIIREVLLGNRSQESGVRSQEFSLTDRSPTSDPIG; from the coding sequence ATGACTTCTGTAATTAAAGTAGATATACCTGAAAAGTCTTATGATATTACCATTGCACCTGGGAGTTTAGATCAACTAGGTGAACAAATGGCGAGTTTGAAACTAGGTAAGAAAGTATTGCTAGTTTCCAACCCGATGATATTTAAATATTATGGCGAAAGAGCGATCGCCTCTTTAGAAAATGCCGGTTTTCAAGTCGTCAGCTACAACCTCCCCCCCGGTGAACGCTACAAAACCCTCAACTCCATCCAAAAACTCTACGACATCGCCCTGGAAAATCGCCTAGAACGCTCCTCAACAATGGTCGCCTTGGGGGGAGGTGTAATTGGTGATATGACAGGCTTTGCTGCCGCCACATGGCTCAGAGGCATCAACGTAGTCCAAGTTCCCACCAGTCTCCTAGCAATGGTAGACTCAGCTATTGGTGGCAAAACCGGCGTAAATCATCCCCACGGTAAAAACTTGATTGGTGCATTTCATCAACCCAGTTTAGTTTTAATTGACCCAGAAGTCTTAAAAACCCTGCCTGCTAGGGAATTTCGGGCAGGAATGGCAGAGGTGATCAAATACGGGATCATTTGGGACACCGAGTTATTTACTCAACTAACAGCAAGCAAACACCTTGACCAACTCCGCTATGTGAAATCCGACCTGATAAACAGCATATTAACTCATTCCTGTCAAGCAAAGGCAGATGTTGTCAGCAAAGATGAAAAAGAATCTGGAATCAGAGCAATTTTAAATTATGGTCATACCATTGGTCATGCGGTGGAAAGTCTCACAGAGTATCGTCTGTTTAAACATGGTGAAGCTGTAGGCATTGGTATGGTAGCAGCGGGAGAAATTGCTGTAAAATTAGAACTTTGGTCACAAGCAGACACAGAACGTCAAAACGCCTTAATTAAAAAAGCAGGTTTACCCACCCAAATACCCGCAGATTTAGATATTGAAGCTCTTATTGATGCTTTGCAATTAGACAAAAAAGTTAAATCTGGCAAAGTCCGCTTTGTCCTACCAACCCAAATTGGCGCAGTCAAAGTTACCGACGAAGTACCAACGGAAATAATTCGAGAAGTATTATTAGGGAATAGGAGTCAGGAGTCAGGAGTCAGGAGTCAGGAGTTTAGCTTAACCGACAGAAGCCCCACGTCTGACCCGATAGGGTAG
- a CDS encoding glutaminase, whose product MLGIKSINIHNLSIWVEQAKTQAAKGKVIERIPKLATANPNSFAVYISCESGENYSLGDTDCVFPFMSVIKPFSLLYLLEYYGEKQVLQWVGVKPSDAPFNSLLQLKEDHGYPRNPMINSGAITLADKLPGKDGHECTQLFCNWLNKLAGTQIYIDTDILASVRASRSQINIDIANYLYESGNLNNIELSLDVYEQICCISGRVEDLAKLGKILACKSEFINDKHRQTVNTVMLTCGLYEASAEYAVKIGLPIKSGIGGGLVAIIPNQGAMPSASAAIASYSPALDIVGNPVAGLALMETLSQNLQLSIFC is encoded by the coding sequence GTGCTAGGAATAAAAAGCATTAATATACATAATTTATCTATCTGGGTAGAACAAGCTAAAACCCAAGCAGCAAAAGGAAAAGTTATTGAACGCATTCCTAAATTAGCTACGGCTAATCCTAACTCATTTGCTGTTTATATAAGTTGTGAATCAGGAGAAAATTATAGTTTAGGAGATACCGATTGTGTATTTCCATTCATGAGTGTCATTAAACCATTTTCTCTACTATACCTGCTGGAATATTACGGGGAAAAACAGGTTTTACAATGGGTTGGGGTTAAACCCTCGGATGCGCCTTTTAATTCTTTATTGCAATTAAAAGAAGATCATGGATATCCTCGCAACCCTATGATTAATAGTGGTGCTATTACTCTTGCTGATAAGCTACCAGGAAAGGATGGACATGAATGTACACAATTGTTTTGTAATTGGTTAAATAAATTAGCAGGTACTCAAATATATATAGACACAGATATTCTAGCTTCAGTTCGTGCTAGTCGCTCCCAAATAAATATAGATATTGCCAACTATCTCTACGAATCGGGAAATTTAAATAATATTGAATTATCTCTAGACGTTTATGAACAAATATGCTGTATATCTGGACGGGTAGAAGATTTAGCTAAACTGGGAAAAATATTAGCCTGTAAAAGCGAATTCATAAATGACAAACACCGTCAAACCGTAAATACGGTGATGTTAACTTGTGGTTTATATGAAGCTTCCGCAGAATATGCTGTGAAAATTGGCTTACCGATAAAATCGGGTATTGGTGGTGGACTTGTCGCCATCATACCAAATCAGGGAGCAATGCCTTCGGCGAGCGCTGCTATTGCCAGCTACAGTCCTGCTTTAGATATTGTAGGTAATCCTGTAGCTGGTTTAGCACTCATGGAAACTTTATCTCAAAATTTGCAACTGAGTATTTTTTGTTAG